A single window of Balaenoptera acutorostrata chromosome X, mBalAcu1.1, whole genome shotgun sequence DNA harbors:
- the NDUFB11 gene encoding NADH dehydrogenase [ubiquinone] 1 beta subcomplex subunit 11, mitochondrial has protein sequence MAAGMLGLCGRRLLALAARRGLPAARVRWESSSSRAVIAPSAVAGKRPPEPTLRWQEDPDPEDENLYEKNPDSHGYDRDPAVDLWNMRVVFFFGFSIVLVLGSTFVAYLPDYRMQEWARREAERLVKYREANGLPIMDSNCFDPSKIQLPEDED, from the exons ATGGCGGCCGGGATGTTAGGTTTGTGCGGCCGCCGCCTTTTGGCGTTGGCGGCGAGGCGAGGGCTCCCGGCTGCCCGTGTTCGCTGGGAATCCAGCTCCTCCAGGGCTGTGATCGCCCCGTCTGCTGTGGCGGGAAAGCGGCCGCCGGAACCGACTTTACGCTGGCAGGAGGACCCAGATCCCGAGGACGAAAACCTCTATGAgaag AACCCAGACTCCCACGGTTATGACAGGGACCCTGCTGTGGACCTCTGGAACATGCGGGTCGTCTTCTTCTTTGGCTTCTCCATCGTCTTGGTCCTCGGCAGCACCTTTGTGGCTTATCTGCCTGACTACAG GATGCAGGAGTGGGCCCGCCGGGAAGCTGAGAGGCTTGTAAAATACCGAGAGGCCAATGGCCTCCCCATCATGGACTCCAACTGCTTCGACCCCAGCAAGATCCAGCTGCCAGAGGATGAGGACTGA